One window of the Salvia miltiorrhiza cultivar Shanhuang (shh) chromosome 6, IMPLAD_Smil_shh, whole genome shotgun sequence genome contains the following:
- the LOC130990917 gene encoding uncharacterized protein LOC130990917 — MSWRKKCGDNLPIVASPVPSGEHGSGDSASRTAPSEQPAGAELIIIPPVIEVPEGNMGVSRTFDAEEVDAGSLVHRRGCPSTGDTSGAGEEDVQIVDITDEIPSPDSVPGVTLTELSKKRKRGSLISVGEKEKQESLKKAGKSQEPSKKSAGGSKVLPSAVEKGKGPAKKSAGGSKVPPSAGGKGKGKAVVPPADEPEDVVPGPISSLSGQELIDALIARVHSKDQEKVEKLTRGALATQLCQLALQVEARMWGAVKCIHDYDMSEKEREKEQADIAKRDDDVAGVVARLSKAEAEIAELKAQLSQAEVEKSSLVSELTRTTKESHENLARFKAGYEEAYKETRRDWKKMLVEAQNRAYVLGARDQRLEYFLSPQGQHFLGLVLEGTLAAFKQTQEYLEDFGPLFAYVIQQSASNALEMAGATSEQLATLDLHALMENLNDEEINKLMGIPANSPGKPEWWYPVLERAIPYFVFGVGSASLPSAPMYMPAFSASLYGVVPHLPSDLAASVSEDSASSSSAMDQLFTLYRDEKTYVQEAVKLLDLGVRLPKVKEAGMLPVFTEGAAFGQIPTGGAPSLVSSASVPASSTPAEDSSAPLS; from the exons atgtcttggagaaaGAAATGCGGGGACAATTTGCCTATCGTTGCTTCTCCTGTTCCCAGTGGGGAGCATGGCTCGGGGGATTCTGCTTCCCGAACCGCTCCCTCAGAACAACCAGCTGGGGCCGAGCTGATCATCATTCCCCCTGTGATAGAGGTCCCAGAGGGAAATATGGGAGTCTCCCGCACGTTTGATGCCGAGGAGGTTGATGCGGGTAGCCTTGTTCACAGGCGCGGATGCCCCAGTACTGGTGATACATCAGGTGCCGGTGAAGAAGATGTCCAGATTGTGGACATTACCGATGAAATTCCCTCGCCTGATTCGGTCCCGGGCGTCACCCTCACCGAGCTTtcaaagaagaggaagagaggttctCTGATTTCCGTAGGTGAGAAGGAGAAACAAGAGAGCCTGAAGAAGGCTGGCAAGTCTCAAGAACCAtcgaagaagtctgctggtggttcgaaGGTCCTCCCGTCTGCAGTGGAAAAGGGCAAggggccagcgaagaagtctgctggtggttctaAGGTTCCCCCTTCTGCCGGGGGAAAGGgcaagggcaaagctgtggtgccccctgctgatgaaccagaggatgttgttcctgggccgatttcgagtttgtCGGGGCAGGAGTTGATtgatgccttgatagctcgtgtccactcaaaggaccaggagaaagtggaAAAGCTGACCCGAGGGGCTTTAGCTACTCAGTTgtgccagttggctcttcag gtggaggctcggatgtggggggctgttaaGTGCATCCATGACTACGACATGtcagaaaaagagagagagaaggaacagGCGGATATCGCTAAGCGTGATGACGACGTGGCCGGGGTGGTGGCGCGTTTGAGTAAAGCTGAAGCGGAGATTGCTGAGCTGAAGGCTCAGTTGTCCCAAGCAGAGGTGGAGAAGTCCTCCCTAGTTTCTGAACTGACAAGGACGACCAAGGAAAGCCATGAAAACCTGGCCAGGTTCAAGGCGGGATATGAAGAAGCCTACAAGGAGACCCGGCGTGATTGGAAGAAGATGCTCGTGGAGGCGCAGAACCGTGCCTATGTCTTGGGAGCGCGAGAccaacgcctggagtatttcttgtctccgcaggGTCAACACTTTCTGGGGTTGGTGCTGGAGGGCACCTTGGCGGCCTTCAAGCAGACTCAAGAATACCTGGAGGACTTCGGACCCCTCTTTGCCTATGTGATACAGCAGTCCGCCTCCAATGCGTTAGAGATGGCGGGGGCGACCTCGGAACAGCTCGCTACCCTGGATCTGCATGCCTTGATGGAGAACCTTAATGATGAAGAAATAAATAagctgatggggatccctgcgaatTCTCCGGGGAAACCAgaatggtggtatccagtgctggagaggGCCATTCCCTATTTCGTCTTTGGGGTTGGGTCTGCTTCATTACCCTCCGCTCCAATGTATATgcctgctttctctgcttccctg TACGGCGTGGTGCCTCATctgccctctgatttggcggcCTCTGTTTCTGAAGATTCCGCTTCCTCCTCTTCTGCAATGGATCAGCTTTTTACTCTGTATCGAGATGAGAAAACGTATGTACAAGAAGCTGTGAAACTGCTGGACTTGGGAGTCCGTCTCCCCAAGGTGAAGGAAGCTGGCATGCTGCCAGTGTTTACAGAGGGAGCTGCTTTTGGCCAGATCCCTACGGGTGGTGCCCCTTCTCTGGTCTCCTCTGCCTCTGTTCCTGCTTCTTCTACTCCTGCTGAAGATTCCTCTGCTCCCCTCTCTTGA